Proteins from a genomic interval of Zonotrichia albicollis isolate bZonAlb1 chromosome 18, bZonAlb1.hap1, whole genome shotgun sequence:
- the RPLP0 gene encoding large ribosomal subunit protein uL10: MPREDRATWKSNYFMKIIQLLDDYPKCFIVGADNVGSKQMQQIRMSLRGKAVVLMGKNTMMRKAIRGHLENNPALEKLLPHIRGNVGFVFTKEDLTEIRDMLLANKVPAAARAGAIAPCDVTVPAQNTGLGPEKTSFFQALGITTKISRGTIEILSDVQLIKTGDKVGASEATLLNMLNISPFSFGLVIQQVFDNGSIYNPEVLDITEETLHKRFLEGVRNVASICLQIGYPTIASVPHSIINGYKRVLAVAVETDYTFPLAEKVKAFLADPSAFVAAMPVVAETAAPAAAAAAAPAKEAAKEESEESDEDMGFGLFD; this comes from the exons ATGCCCAGGGAAGACAGGGCTACGTGGAAGTCCAACTATTTTATGAAAATCATC CAACTCCTGGATGATTACCCAAAATGTTTCATTGTGGGAGCAGACAACGTGGGATCCAAGCAGATGCAGCAGATCCGGATGTCCCTGCGTGGAAAAGCTGTTGTGCTGATGGGGAAGAACACGATGATGCGCAAAGCTATTCGTGGTCATCTGGAGAATAACCCTGCTCTAGAAAA GCTGCTGCCTCACATCCGTGGGAATGTGGGCTTTGTCTTCACTAAGGAGGATCTGACTGAGATCCGGGACATGCTGCTGGCTAACAAG GTGCCAGCTGCTGCCCGTGCCGGTGCCATCGCTCCTTGTGATGtgactgtgccagcccagaacacAGGCCTCGGACCTGAGAAGACCTCCTTTTTCCAGGCCTTGGGCATCACCACAAAGATTTCCAGAGGAACCATTGAAATTCTG agtgatgtgcagcttatcAAGACTGGAGACAAAGTGGGTGCCAGCGAAGCCACCCTGCTCAACATGCTGAACATCTCCCCGTTCTCCTTCGGGTTGGTGATCCAGCAGGTCTTTGATAATGGCAGCATTTACAACCCTGAAGTGCTGGACATCACCGAGGAGACCTTGCACAAGCGCTTCCTGGAG GGTGTTCGCAATGTTGCCAGCATCTGTCTGCAGATTGGGTACCCGACCATCGCGTCCGTGCCCCACTCCATCATCAACGGCTACAAGCGTGTcctggccgtggctgtggagaCCGACTACACCTTCCCCCTGGCTGAAAAG GTGAAGGCCTTCCTGGCGGACCCCTCAGCCTTTGTGGCAGCTATGCCTGTGGTGGCTGAAACcgctgcccctgctgctgccgctgctgctgctccagcgaAGGAGGCAGCGAAGGAGGAGTCGGAGGAGTCTGACGAGGACATGGGATTTGGTCTCTTTGACTAA